In uncultured Bacteroides sp., one genomic interval encodes:
- a CDS encoding LytTR family DNA-binding domain-containing protein, producing MIRCIAVDDEPLALTQIANYINKVPFLELIKSCSSAYEAMEAISNDDIDLMFVDINMPDLNGLDFVRSLVNRPLIVFTTAYSEYAIEGFKVDALDYLLKPFSYNDFLKSVNKVKQQHELLMLSHKQMDDDKHLFVKTEYRIVRLDVDSIIYIESMSEYVRIHLVQEKPIMSLLSMKIMEERLPAGKFMRVHRSYIINLQKIIEISKSRIIMGGQVYVPIGEQYKDAFNQYMGKNFLGK from the coding sequence ATGATAAGATGTATTGCTGTTGATGATGAACCGCTGGCGCTTACACAAATTGCTAATTACATAAATAAGGTGCCGTTTCTTGAACTCATAAAATCTTGTAGTAGTGCCTATGAAGCAATGGAGGCTATCTCAAATGATGATATTGACTTAATGTTTGTTGATATTAATATGCCCGATTTAAACGGGCTTGATTTTGTGCGTTCTTTGGTAAACAGACCACTGATTGTTTTTACTACAGCTTATTCTGAATATGCCATTGAAGGGTTTAAAGTAGATGCTCTGGATTATTTATTGAAACCGTTCAGTTATAACGATTTTCTTAAATCGGTCAATAAAGTAAAGCAGCAGCACGAACTGCTTATGTTGTCGCATAAACAAATGGATGATGATAAACATTTGTTTGTTAAAACTGAATATAGAATAGTAAGGTTGGATGTAGACTCTATCATCTATATTGAAAGTATGAGTGAATATGTACGTATTCATCTTGTTCAGGAAAAGCCTATTATGTCTCTTTTAAGTATGAAAATTATGGAAGAACGATTACCTGCAGGCAAGTTTATGAGAGTGCATCGTTCATACATTATTAATTTGCAGAAAATCATAGAAATATCCAAAAGTCGGATTATAATGGGAGGGCAGGTATACGTACCTATTGGCGAACAATATAAAGATGCTTTTAACCAATATATGGGAAAGAATTTTCTAGGAAAGTAG
- a CDS encoding histidine kinase: protein MINTEKKQQILENFIYVVIWLILLIVPFIDDVYKQNSSFSWFDIFHIWEGMIPFLLIFLVNNYLLMPLLFFKKKWWLYLASVVVTICLATSFLPNGFFNPHKGPEPWTRNEWKSGPLLPHDDKFKPLDSMGDKAAQPVPRNIPGDKDKKEPFGPRQKSFLRMPFVGFFMNNFIIAILIVGFNIAIKLLFQSIRDAHRLKELEKHNLETELAYLKHQINPHFFMNTLNNIHALIDIDTEKAKETVIGLSKMMRYVLYDSSQPTISLEKEVFFIQNYIELMKLRYIDKVNIKLYLPEVIPSVQIPPLLFISFLENAFKHGISYRKDSYINFSLQVNERDIECLVTNSNCDQISHENEQGIGLENVRKRLNLLYPDNYTLKIDSTVDEFSVLLIIPLL, encoded by the coding sequence ATGATTAACACAGAAAAGAAACAGCAGATTTTAGAGAATTTTATCTATGTAGTTATTTGGTTGATTTTGCTTATAGTACCATTTATTGATGATGTTTATAAGCAAAATTCGTCATTTAGCTGGTTTGATATATTTCATATCTGGGAAGGGATGATTCCTTTCCTTTTAATTTTTCTTGTGAATAACTACCTGCTCATGCCACTACTGTTTTTTAAAAAGAAATGGTGGCTTTATCTTGCTTCGGTTGTTGTTACTATTTGTCTGGCAACATCTTTTTTGCCTAATGGCTTTTTTAATCCGCATAAAGGTCCGGAACCGTGGACTAGAAACGAATGGAAATCGGGGCCACTGCTTCCTCATGATGATAAATTTAAGCCACTGGACTCTATGGGTGATAAAGCTGCACAGCCTGTTCCCCGTAATATTCCAGGTGATAAAGATAAAAAGGAACCTTTTGGCCCTCGTCAGAAAAGCTTTTTGCGTATGCCTTTTGTAGGGTTTTTCATGAATAATTTTATAATTGCAATTCTTATTGTTGGATTTAATATTGCTATAAAATTACTATTCCAGTCAATCAGAGATGCACATAGATTAAAGGAGCTCGAAAAGCACAATCTGGAAACGGAACTGGCTTATCTAAAGCATCAGATAAATCCTCATTTTTTCATGAATACACTTAATAATATTCATGCATTGATAGATATTGATACAGAAAAGGCTAAAGAAACAGTTATAGGGCTCTCCAAAATGATGAGATATGTTTTGTATGATTCCAGTCAGCCAACTATCAGTCTTGAGAAAGAAGTTTTTTTTATTCAGAATTATATTGAACTGATGAAGCTCAGGTATATAGATAAGGTGAACATAAAACTTTATCTTCCGGAAGTTATTCCGTCAGTACAAATTCCTCCGTTGCTGTTTATTTCATTTCTTGAAAATGCATTTAAGCATGGCATCAGTTATCGGAAGGATTCATATATAAACTTTAGTCTTCAGGTAAATGAGAGAGATATTGAATGTTTAGTAACAAACAGTAACTGCGATCAAATATCTCATGAAAATGAACAAGGTATAGGTCTGGAAAACGTGAGAAAACGTTTGAATCTGCTGTATCCTGACAATTATACATTGAAGATTGATTCTACAGTTGACGAATTTAGTGTATTACTAATTATACCATTATTATGA
- a CDS encoding DUF2490 domain-containing protein: protein MKIVRIACLFATLLGSTLSFAQSDDLGMYTSVEVTKKIVPKLEVSLEEEFRLRDNLNEIDRFSTALQLSYKFCPYLKAGGAYNLINYNHPTKDWEIRHRYYFFVQGSYEFNRFTISLRERFQSTYRQGVSEMSTRANPKQYIRSKVGLSYNIKDSSFEPYTSCEFYNSLNNKTGNGLDKIGFILGTKYKINNKNSLDLYYKYVNFDEDEDETNSHIIGIGYSHKF from the coding sequence ATGAAAATAGTAAGAATAGCATGTTTGTTTGCTACTTTGCTTGGTAGTACACTTTCTTTTGCACAAAGCGATGATTTGGGTATGTATACCAGTGTGGAAGTAACAAAGAAGATTGTTCCTAAGCTGGAAGTGTCATTAGAGGAAGAGTTTCGTCTCCGGGATAATCTTAATGAAATAGATCGCTTTTCTACAGCTTTACAACTCTCTTACAAGTTCTGCCCTTATTTAAAAGCTGGTGGAGCATATAATTTAATTAATTATAATCATCCCACTAAGGATTGGGAAATAAGACATCGTTATTATTTCTTCGTTCAAGGAAGTTATGAATTTAATCGTTTTACCATTTCTTTGCGTGAAAGGTTTCAAAGCACTTACCGACAAGGTGTATCTGAAATGTCGACAAGAGCTAATCCGAAACAGTATATTCGTAGTAAGGTTGGTCTTAGCTATAATATAAAAGACTCTAGTTTTGAGCCATACACGTCTTGTGAGTTTTATAATTCACTCAATAATAAAACCGGGAATGGATTAGATAAAATTGGATTTATTTTGGGAACGAAATATAAAATCAATAATAAGAATTCATTGGATTTATATTATAAATACGTAAACTTTGACGAAGATGAGGATGAAACCAATAGTCATATTATAGGTATTGGTTACTCGCATAAGTTTTAG
- a CDS encoding DUF4956 domain-containing protein, whose translation MDTLSEWMSNIDLLGTPLLDANGFGQLIIRFLINFVVVTSIIHFFYYPKSRRRDYYFTFSLINVSVFLLIFLLNSVKIKIGFALGVFAIFGIIRYRTKSVPIREMTYLFLIIAVSVINAVAVQISYAELFATNILFVLITWALESSRWLKHTSCKLILYDKISLITPDKYEELMDDLKKRTGIDILKVEVGHLDFLRDTAYLKIYYEPLHDEINTIDTMTRLPKDDE comes from the coding sequence ATGGATACACTTTCTGAATGGATGAGTAATATTGATCTTCTTGGAACTCCATTACTTGATGCTAATGGTTTTGGACAGCTGATAATACGCTTCCTTATTAACTTTGTTGTAGTAACTTCTATCATTCATTTTTTCTATTATCCCAAAAGTAGAAGAAGAGACTACTATTTTACGTTTTCGCTTATCAATGTAAGTGTGTTTTTACTTATATTCTTGCTTAATAGTGTTAAAATAAAAATTGGTTTTGCTTTAGGTGTCTTTGCTATTTTTGGAATAATAAGGTACAGAACCAAATCGGTACCTATCAGAGAAATGACTTATCTGTTTTTAATTATTGCTGTGTCTGTTATCAATGCTGTTGCTGTTCAGATAAGTTATGCAGAATTATTTGCAACTAATATTTTGTTTGTTTTGATAACTTGGGCTTTAGAAAGTAGTCGCTGGCTGAAACATACATCATGCAAACTCATTTTGTACGATAAAATAAGTCTTATAACTCCCGACAAATATGAAGAATTAATGGATGATTTAAAGAAACGAACCGGAATTGATATTTTGAAGGTAGAAGTAGGGCATCTTGACTTTCTTCGTGATACAGCGTATCTAAAGATTTATTATGAGCCATTGCACGATGAAATTAATACTATAGACACTATGACAAGGCTTCCTAAAGACGACGAATAA
- a CDS encoding polyphosphate polymerase domain-containing protein, producing the protein MRSEIIQLLNEMPPISLEEMDAVRLMNRIDTKFIIPTERFEPFLKKIKDEYFVQDINGKRVNNYHTTYLDTPADDMFIAHQNGKTDREKIRIREYVDSDLTFLEVKHKNNKGQTRKVRTGIKNKDHFRVEKNAEFLHSHSRYELDNLFPVLENNFYRITLVNRCKTERLTLDCDINFLNLETKKEEAISDFIIVEVKQEGESYSPVREILNRERIRQVSVSKYCLGAVLTNPSLKYNRFKSKLIQINKLTNKSYGYTF; encoded by the coding sequence ATGCGTTCAGAAATTATACAGTTGTTAAACGAAATGCCTCCCATTTCTCTGGAAGAAATGGATGCTGTTCGATTAATGAATAGGATTGATACTAAGTTTATTATTCCCACAGAACGTTTTGAACCTTTTCTTAAAAAGATAAAGGATGAATATTTCGTTCAGGATATTAATGGCAAACGAGTTAATAATTACCACACAACTTATTTGGATACTCCTGCAGATGATATGTTCATTGCTCATCAAAACGGGAAGACCGACAGAGAAAAAATAAGGATAAGAGAATATGTAGATTCTGATCTGACTTTTCTGGAGGTGAAGCATAAAAACAATAAAGGACAAACACGAAAGGTCAGGACCGGCATTAAGAACAAAGACCATTTCAGAGTTGAAAAGAATGCAGAGTTTCTACATTCTCATTCCAGATATGAATTGGATAACCTGTTTCCTGTACTCGAAAATAATTTCTATCGCATAACATTAGTCAATCGCTGTAAAACAGAACGTCTGACGTTAGATTGTGACATCAATTTCCTGAATCTGGAAACAAAAAAGGAAGAGGCAATTTCTGATTTTATAATTGTTGAAGTTAAGCAGGAAGGAGAGTCTTATTCTCCTGTAAGAGAAATATTGAATAGAGAAAGAATCAGGCAGGTTAGTGTTAGCAAATACTGCCTTGGAGCTGTTCTAACCAATCCGTCTTTGAAATATAATCGATTCAAAAGCAAATTAATACAAATAAATAAATTAACAAATAAATCTTATGGATACACTTTCTGA